A single genomic interval of Methanooceanicella nereidis harbors:
- the rpl4p gene encoding 50S ribosomal protein L4: MNAKVFDSKGKKASEIAVPAVFSEPYRPDIIKKAVLAAQANRLQPYGPDRTAGTLSSAHSWGSGRGAAQVPRMKNGSKAMVVPQARGGRSAHGPNPNRDYSEKINKMEKVKAIRSAVAATMNPELVKSRGYIYEGELPLIVSDEIEALTKTKEVVDLLTAMGLEADLERAKEKKVRAGRGKMRGRQYKKKKGVLIVIAEDKGIGIAARNLPGVDVVTLDQLNVEILAPGTHAGRLTVWGEGALKMLSGEVE; this comes from the coding sequence ATGAACGCGAAAGTTTTTGACAGCAAGGGTAAGAAGGCTTCAGAGATAGCAGTGCCGGCAGTGTTCAGCGAGCCGTACAGGCCCGACATCATCAAGAAGGCAGTGCTCGCGGCACAGGCGAACAGGCTCCAGCCGTACGGCCCGGACAGGACAGCAGGAACGTTAAGCTCCGCTCACTCCTGGGGTAGCGGCAGAGGCGCAGCACAGGTGCCGAGGATGAAAAACGGCTCCAAGGCAATGGTCGTCCCGCAGGCAAGAGGCGGACGCTCAGCCCACGGACCGAACCCGAACCGCGACTACAGCGAGAAGATCAACAAGATGGAGAAAGTCAAGGCCATCCGCTCCGCTGTGGCAGCAACGATGAACCCCGAGCTCGTAAAGTCTCGCGGCTACATATACGAGGGAGAGCTCCCCCTTATAGTATCCGATGAGATAGAGGCGCTCACTAAGACCAAGGAAGTAGTTGATCTGCTTACCGCAATGGGCTTAGAGGCAGACCTCGAGAGGGCAAAGGAGAAGAAAGTACGCGCAGGCCGCGGAAAGATGAGGGGAAGGCAGTACAAGAAGAAGAAAGGCGTTCTCATCGTCATCGCAGAGGACAAGGGCATTGGCATTGCAGCAAGGAACTTGCCCGGAGTGGACGTAGTCACGCTCGACCAGCTTAACGTCGAGATACTCGCACCGGGAACCCACGCAGGCCGCCTTACAGTCTGGGGCGAAGGCGCGTTAAAGATGCTATCGGGTGAGGTTGAGTAA
- a CDS encoding ATP-binding protein produces the protein MKLFPQDQIIGVFRGFSEGGFEFHADLVLPYRADYQNMPMHGQFLLVQLGNDHEGVLGRITSISSEGRLASSAGEDFNIRAISAGRDIPDDIREQYLKYRINLRVLGVVRIIDDKLIFIASHRRLPHVGSKVAFLSEEILKEVAGHNIKGAELGFFALGEYIYSGTDSRLSILPWMQLKNPAIIPKFDINNIVSRRTFVFARAGFGKSNLNKLLFSNLYKETPTTKKRGRDKVPVGTIIFDPDGEYFWPDDKSRPGLCDVKELEDKIVIFTKRKAPSRFYQSFVASDIKIDIRRLRPAEVLAIALPPEKQEQQNIRKLKSLNDSEWQELVDEIFENGNGADAALIRRILKLEDTNEAEMVAARSNMTALVKMLHDPSSQMLDMILYSLKNGKICIVDLSQMRGSQGLVLSSLILQKIFEINQQEFTKAKPETIPTIAVVEEAQTVLGNSAGSSGEGPYISWVKEGRKYDLGMIMITQQPGSISGEILSQGDNWFVFHLLSGYDLQVLKKANAHFSDDILSSLLNEPIRGHGVYWSSSNDNQTYPIPIRVLSFENMYNVRDPDFCLDESITFTRTLKEKFNKAIPKTELSKDTQSSDNVDEDIEIENNGDGIKSSIDIMESYFLAAIDTLKADKELIDNIRKFGIPWKGIQVRIKDALPDIIENEERERLAFTRVSRALNEIFGEGKWDTERRPRKSGSGYTTWIIVKYGDE, from the coding sequence ATGAAGCTTTTTCCACAGGATCAAATTATTGGTGTATTTAGGGGATTTAGTGAAGGTGGATTTGAATTCCATGCAGATCTAGTATTGCCATATCGAGCTGATTATCAAAATATGCCTATGCATGGTCAATTCCTACTTGTACAATTAGGAAATGACCATGAGGGTGTATTAGGTAGAATAACATCGATTTCTTCCGAGGGAAGATTAGCTTCAAGTGCAGGTGAGGATTTTAACATAAGGGCAATATCGGCTGGTAGGGACATTCCTGATGATATTAGAGAACAATATCTTAAATATCGTATAAATCTACGGGTTTTGGGTGTTGTAAGGATCATTGATGATAAACTTATCTTTATAGCTTCTCATAGAAGATTACCTCACGTGGGCAGCAAGGTGGCTTTCTTATCTGAAGAGATATTAAAAGAAGTAGCAGGTCATAATATTAAAGGTGCAGAGTTAGGATTCTTCGCATTAGGTGAATATATCTATAGCGGAACTGATAGTAGGTTATCCATTCTACCATGGATGCAGTTAAAAAATCCAGCAATAATACCAAAATTTGATATTAATAATATAGTATCACGTAGGACATTTGTATTTGCGCGTGCAGGATTTGGAAAATCAAACTTAAATAAGCTACTATTTAGTAATTTATATAAAGAGACACCGACCACTAAAAAAAGAGGACGGGATAAAGTTCCTGTAGGCACAATAATTTTTGATCCTGATGGTGAATATTTCTGGCCTGATGATAAAAGTCGTCCTGGATTATGTGATGTAAAAGAACTTGAAGATAAAATCGTCATTTTCACAAAAAGAAAAGCTCCCAGTCGATTTTATCAATCATTCGTTGCAAGTGATATTAAAATTGATATAAGACGTTTAAGGCCTGCGGAAGTATTAGCCATAGCACTGCCTCCAGAAAAGCAGGAGCAACAAAACATTAGAAAATTAAAAAGCCTTAACGATAGCGAGTGGCAAGAATTAGTAGATGAGATATTTGAAAATGGTAATGGTGCTGATGCAGCTCTTATAAGAAGAATTCTTAAACTTGAGGATACGAATGAAGCTGAAATGGTAGCAGCAAGAAGTAATATGACTGCGTTAGTTAAAATGTTACATGATCCGAGCAGTCAAATGTTGGACATGATCTTGTATTCCCTGAAAAATGGTAAAATATGTATAGTGGACTTATCACAGATGCGCGGTTCACAGGGATTAGTTTTATCGAGTCTTATTCTTCAAAAAATATTTGAAATCAATCAGCAAGAGTTCACAAAAGCAAAACCAGAAACAATACCGACAATAGCCGTAGTCGAAGAAGCTCAGACCGTCTTAGGAAATTCTGCTGGAAGTTCAGGTGAAGGACCATATATTTCCTGGGTTAAAGAAGGCAGGAAATATGATCTAGGTATGATAATGATCACCCAACAGCCCGGTAGTATTTCTGGTGAGATATTAAGTCAGGGTGATAATTGGTTCGTTTTCCATTTATTATCAGGATACGATCTACAGGTTTTAAAGAAAGCAAACGCTCATTTTAGTGATGATATTTTAAGCTCACTTCTCAATGAGCCGATTAGAGGTCATGGTGTTTATTGGAGTAGCTCAAATGATAATCAAACTTATCCAATTCCGATAAGAGTATTGTCGTTTGAAAATATGTATAATGTCCGAGACCCTGATTTCTGTCTCGATGAATCAATAACATTTACCCGTACATTAAAAGAAAAATTTAATAAAGCGATACCGAAAACTGAATTGTCAAAAGATACTCAGTCTTCTGATAATGTAGATGAAGATATTGAAATAGAAAATAACGGTGATGGTATAAAAAGCTCTATTGATATAATGGAATCTTACTTTTTAGCAGCAATTGATACTTTAAAAGCTGATAAAGAACTAATTGATAATATACGAAAATTTGGTATTCCTTGGAAAGGTATTCAGGTTCGTATCAAGGATGCATTACCAGACATTATTGAAAATGAAGAAAGAGAAAGATTAGCTTTTACACGTGTAAGTAGAGCATTAAATGAGATATTTGGAGAAGGTAAGTGGGATACGGAAAGAAGGCCCAGAAAGAGTGGATCTGGTTATACGACATGGATTATTGTAAAATATGGTGATGAATAG
- a CDS encoding RNase H family protein has protein sequence MNAIGVSMLDNKRITIMVDGSGTGYSAVYFSDDESYFTYQDRASNNDAEYNAVILALDHLPANSKALILSDSELVVKQLNGQYRCKEDRLKEKKFKIQSIINKKNLDIIFRWIPREQNRADNALRKYLYKNYNPQINSLPKVRESLDIFDETGPEKAELNPLNNDLQNDHILTLKTEINQLKEENIKLKEENIKLREELVELKILLR, from the coding sequence ATGAATGCTATAGGTGTATCAATGTTAGATAATAAAAGAATTACTATAATGGTGGATGGAAGCGGCACAGGTTATAGTGCAGTATATTTTTCTGATGATGAATCATACTTTACATATCAAGATAGAGCTTCTAATAATGATGCCGAATATAATGCAGTAATTCTAGCATTAGATCATTTACCAGCTAATTCAAAAGCTTTAATCCTATCTGATAGTGAGCTTGTCGTAAAACAATTGAATGGTCAATATAGATGCAAAGAAGACCGTCTAAAAGAAAAGAAATTCAAGATACAAAGTATCATAAATAAAAAAAATTTAGATATAATTTTTAGATGGATACCTAGAGAACAAAATCGTGCAGATAACGCATTAAGAAAGTATCTTTACAAAAATTATAATCCACAAATTAATAGTTTGCCTAAAGTTAGGGAATCTTTAGATATTTTTGATGAAACTGGGCCTGAAAAAGCAGAATTGAATCCCCTTAATAATGACTTACAGAATGATCATATACTTACTCTTAAAACTGAAATAAATCAACTAAAGGAAGAGAATATAAAGTTAAAAGAAGAAAACATCAAGCTTAGGGAAGAACTTGTAGAATTAAAAATTCTTCTTAGATAA
- a CDS encoding 50S ribosomal protein L23, producing the protein MIIKYPFITEKATLSLDKNNTLQFMVDRQANKTQIKDAVEEMYNVKVIKVTTQLTPRGEKKAIVTLSPENSAEEIASRLGVF; encoded by the coding sequence ATGATCATAAAGTATCCGTTCATAACAGAAAAGGCGACCTTATCATTAGACAAGAACAACACCCTTCAGTTCATGGTAGACCGCCAGGCGAACAAGACCCAGATAAAGGACGCCGTAGAGGAAATGTACAACGTTAAGGTGATCAAGGTAACCACCCAGCTCACCCCGCGTGGAGAAAAGAAGGCTATAGTGACTCTAAGCCCGGAGAACTCGGCTGAAGAGATCGCAAGCCGCTTAGGAGTGTTCTAA
- a CDS encoding HNH endonuclease: MFNFNPFGSDDDKRDKRRAFTQSQKKEILHQQNYKCAKCHKQLDLRTVEFDHIKAWSDNGKTTIKNGAALCANCHKLKTHKNTLKKVESKTTKKKESNPLSSALGIKPKSSSRKKAKDPLGLDFNIGLGSAPKKKKKGGKKDSFGFGGIF, translated from the coding sequence ATGTTCAACTTCAATCCCTTTGGCTCAGATGATGATAAAAGAGATAAACGGAGAGCTTTTACACAATCTCAGAAAAAAGAAATCTTGCACCAGCAGAACTACAAATGCGCTAAATGTCATAAACAATTAGACCTAAGAACAGTGGAATTTGATCATATTAAAGCATGGTCAGATAATGGTAAGACCACTATTAAAAATGGCGCAGCCCTATGTGCAAATTGCCACAAACTCAAGACTCATAAAAATACACTCAAAAAGGTCGAATCTAAGACGACAAAGAAGAAAGAAAGCAACCCATTATCATCTGCTTTGGGTATAAAACCAAAATCATCTTCGAGGAAGAAAGCCAAGGACCCCCTTGGATTAGATTTTAATATTGGTTTAGGATCGGCACCTAAGAAGAAAAAGAAAGGTGGCAAGAAAGATTCGTTTGGGTTTGGAGGCATTTTCTAA
- a CDS encoding RNA methyltransferase — MSVNRGKTLINLLIPSSLTEESPDPRIRTYKVGQIARAASIFRVDEIVIYKTKGLDDSKFISTVLRYAECPPYLRKKLFPMQDNLRFCGVIPPLRTPHHAVSDLLKNEEEYREGIVTKVGSDQSVWVDVGLDSPVLLKPPHGRQLHTGERISVRIFSRRPITVQLVDKRDIPLYWGYNVRIANTLHEELKDADGLRIATSRFGQMLDQATLSEIKNKTRDKVHFIFGSPSKGVESVLHDEGHNIKDSSDYVVNSIPDQGAATVRTEEAVYITLGLFNLVW, encoded by the coding sequence ATGAGTGTCAACCGTGGAAAGACACTTATAAACCTACTCATCCCATCCTCTTTAACCGAGGAAAGTCCTGATCCAAGAATAAGGACATATAAAGTCGGCCAGATCGCGAGGGCCGCTTCCATATTCCGGGTCGATGAGATTGTAATATACAAGACCAAAGGACTTGATGACAGCAAGTTTATAAGTACCGTCTTGCGCTATGCGGAATGTCCGCCATATCTGCGGAAAAAGCTATTCCCTATGCAAGACAACCTGCGTTTTTGCGGGGTAATTCCACCGTTAAGGACACCCCATCATGCTGTCAGCGACTTACTCAAAAACGAAGAGGAATACCGAGAAGGTATTGTGACCAAGGTAGGATCTGACCAGAGCGTTTGGGTCGATGTCGGTCTCGACAGCCCGGTCCTCCTGAAGCCGCCACACGGCAGGCAACTACATACAGGAGAGCGCATATCGGTCAGGATCTTTTCGCGAAGACCAATAACGGTTCAGCTCGTGGATAAAAGAGATATCCCGCTGTACTGGGGTTATAATGTGCGTATAGCAAATACGCTACATGAAGAATTAAAGGATGCCGATGGCTTAAGGATAGCCACCTCCCGGTTTGGCCAAATGCTCGACCAGGCGACGCTATCCGAGATCAAAAATAAAACGAGGGATAAGGTACACTTTATATTCGGAAGCCCCAGCAAGGGAGTAGAGTCTGTTTTACACGACGAAGGACACAATATTAAGGACAGTTCCGATTACGTGGTGAATTCCATACCAGATCAGGGCGCAGCCACGGTGCGTACGGAAGAGGCAGTATATATTACACTGGGTCTCTTCAATCTTGTCTGGTAA
- a CDS encoding 50S ribosomal protein L2, protein MGKRLMSQNRGKGTPTYRATSSRFKADLQHIKTYGDETIEGVITEVLHDPARNAPIVRVKFGNGEEKLILAPEGLGLGDTIKYGVSAEIKVGNTLPLSEIPEGCPICNIESQPGDGGSFARSTGVYAILVAHEANRSVVQLPSGEMKWLNPKCRATIGVVAGGGRLEKPFVKAGNKFYKMQNKAGKWPVVRGVAMNAVDHPFGGGGRQHPGRPKTVGRHTSPGRKVGSIAARRTGIGH, encoded by the coding sequence ATGGGAAAGCGATTAATGTCACAGAATAGAGGTAAGGGAACCCCGACATACAGGGCTACCTCTAGCAGGTTCAAGGCTGACCTTCAGCACATCAAGACCTATGGTGACGAGACCATTGAAGGCGTTATCACCGAGGTTTTACACGACCCCGCAAGGAACGCACCCATCGTCCGCGTAAAGTTCGGCAACGGTGAAGAGAAGCTCATACTTGCTCCGGAAGGCTTAGGTCTCGGGGACACGATCAAGTACGGCGTATCCGCAGAGATCAAGGTCGGAAACACCCTCCCGCTCAGCGAGATACCGGAAGGCTGCCCGATATGCAATATCGAATCGCAGCCGGGCGACGGCGGATCGTTCGCAAGGTCGACCGGAGTATACGCGATACTTGTAGCGCACGAGGCGAACCGCTCAGTAGTACAGTTACCGTCGGGCGAGATGAAATGGCTCAACCCCAAGTGCAGGGCCACCATCGGCGTAGTCGCAGGCGGAGGCAGGCTTGAGAAGCCCTTCGTGAAGGCAGGTAACAAGTTCTACAAGATGCAGAACAAGGCTGGCAAGTGGCCGGTCGTCAGAGGTGTCGCAATGAACGCCGTAGACCACCCGTTCGGTGGCGGCGGCAGGCAGCACCCGGGCAGGCCGAAGACCGTAGGAAGGCACACTTCACCCGGTAGGAAGGTCGGAAGCATAGCCGCGAGAAGAACAGGCATAGGGCACTAA
- a CDS encoding 50S ribosomal protein L3, producing the protein MGHAHAPRRGSLGFSPRVRARSQKPKYRSWAELGDQPRIQGFVGFKAGMSHIIMIDDRPKSNTEGMEISVPVTIVETPVMKVAGIRVYNDSPYGKKVIAEAWTNDFNKQLSKLIKAPKNGYKTEDELAKMEEFIKSGVVADLRVMVFTETDGVTGIPKKVPELMENRIGGGDMAKRFEFAKSLLGKQVGIKDVFAPGELVDVSAITKGKGTKGPVTRWGVAMQKRKHARTGKKRHIGNLGPWNPHRVRWQVPQLGQTGFHQRTEYNKRIIKFGDIGQDITPAGGFSNYGVVRNEYILLKGSIPGPVKRMIRIRPAVRPKDSPKQAPEILYTSKLSKQGCRR; encoded by the coding sequence ATGGGACATGCACATGCACCAAGGCGTGGTTCGCTCGGGTTCAGCCCCCGTGTCAGGGCAAGGAGCCAGAAGCCCAAATACAGATCCTGGGCAGAGTTGGGCGACCAGCCAAGAATACAAGGATTTGTCGGATTTAAGGCAGGAATGTCACACATCATAATGATCGATGACAGGCCTAAGAGCAACACCGAAGGTATGGAGATATCCGTACCCGTAACAATAGTAGAGACCCCCGTGATGAAGGTAGCCGGTATCAGGGTATACAATGACAGCCCGTACGGCAAGAAGGTCATCGCTGAGGCCTGGACTAACGACTTCAACAAGCAGTTATCCAAGCTTATCAAGGCACCGAAGAACGGCTACAAGACCGAGGACGAGCTCGCCAAGATGGAAGAGTTCATCAAGAGCGGCGTGGTCGCAGACCTCCGCGTAATGGTCTTTACCGAGACTGACGGTGTCACTGGTATACCGAAGAAGGTACCCGAGTTAATGGAGAACAGGATCGGCGGCGGCGACATGGCCAAGAGGTTCGAGTTCGCAAAGTCACTCCTGGGCAAGCAGGTAGGCATCAAGGACGTATTCGCACCTGGCGAGTTAGTCGATGTATCCGCTATAACCAAGGGTAAGGGTACAAAGGGCCCGGTCACAAGATGGGGCGTAGCGATGCAGAAGAGGAAGCACGCCAGGACCGGTAAGAAGAGGCACATCGGTAACCTCGGTCCATGGAACCCGCACAGGGTCAGGTGGCAGGTACCGCAGCTCGGTCAGACTGGTTTCCACCAGAGGACCGAATACAACAAGAGGATCATAAAGTTCGGCGACATCGGACAGGACATCACTCCGGCAGGCGGCTTCAGCAACTACGGAGTAGTAAGGAACGAGTACATACTGCTCAAGGGTTCCATACCCGGCCCGGTCAAGAGAATGATCAGGATCAGGCCCGCAGTAAGGCCAAAGGACTCGCCGAAGCAGGCACCTGAGATATTGTACACGAGCAAGCTTTCGAAGCAGGGCTGCAGGAGATGA
- a CDS encoding 30S ribosomal protein S19: protein MARQAKQAGRIPKRKEEFTYRGFSVADMKKMDLNQIAEMLPSRQRRKIKREFGEEHIKLINQVKAGETKIKTHLRDMIILPDMIGITFEIHTGKEWKAVEVIPEMVGHYIGEFAPTRKYVTHGSAGIGATRGSKYVPLK from the coding sequence ATGGCTAGACAAGCAAAACAGGCTGGCAGGATCCCGAAGAGGAAGGAAGAGTTCACCTACCGCGGGTTCTCGGTCGCGGACATGAAAAAGATGGACCTCAACCAGATCGCGGAGATGTTACCCTCCCGCCAGAGAAGGAAAATAAAGAGAGAGTTCGGTGAGGAGCACATTAAGCTCATAAACCAGGTCAAGGCCGGAGAGACCAAGATCAAGACCCACTTAAGGGACATGATCATACTTCCGGACATGATAGGTATCACCTTTGAGATACACACCGGTAAGGAATGGAAAGCAGTTGAAGTCATCCCCGAGATGGTAGGACACTACATCGGGGAGTTCGCACCCACCAGGAAATACGTTACTCACGGTTCCGCAGGTATCGGTGCAACGAGAGGCAGCAAGTACGTGCCGCTGAAGTAA